Within Etheostoma cragini isolate CJK2018 unplaced genomic scaffold, CSU_Ecrag_1.0 ScbMSFa_3917, whole genome shotgun sequence, the genomic segment gtctgtgtgtttgtgagtcattgtgtgtgtgtgtgtgtgtgtgtgtgtgtgtgtgtgtgtgcgggggtcACCTGACCACGCCCCTCTGCTCCGGCATCATGGCGTGCTGGGTGGACATCCCCGCCAGGAAGCAGGTGGAGCCGCGGCGCTTGGCACAGCGGACGCTGACGAAGTCCCGCGGTCCGACCACGTTGCCCGGCGTCTCGGCCGCCACCTCGTGGGTCACCATGGTGTCCTGGCCGATCCTCTGCAGGATCTGGGGGGACAATGATGccatataacaacaacaacaacaacaacaacaataataacgcgccaaaaaacgttggaaaacacattaaaaaatataggaaaattAGCTCAAGAACGTCAGAAAACAAGccacaaaatgtcagaaaattttaaaagtcttgtgttttctccttaacttctccaggacatgaacacctgtttccaggtgaaagtctggtgttttctccttaacttctccaggacatgaacacctgtttccaggtgaaagtctggtgttttctcctacTCGTGTGTCTTACCTTGACGTGTTTGACGTTGGGGTTCCAGTCCCCCATCTGCTCCATGTTCCCGACCAGCTCCTGGTACAGGTCTTCGTGGTTCTGGTCCAGCATCACCTCCAGCCTGAACACCTTCCCGATGTCAGGCAGCACCTTACTCAGGACTCTGTCTCCGTTGGCCTGAGGACCGTAAAGCACACGTGTCTCAACCCGAGGCTCGCGGCCCCAA encodes:
- the LOC117940979 gene encoding steroidogenic acute regulatory protein, mitochondrial-like; the protein is MLDQNHEDLYQELVGNMEQMGDWNPNVKHVKILQRIGQDTMVTHEVAAETPGNVVGPRDFVSVRCAKRRGSTCFLAGMSTQHAMMPEQRGVVR